One window of the Macrobrachium nipponense isolate FS-2020 chromosome 22, ASM1510439v2, whole genome shotgun sequence genome contains the following:
- the LOC135198601 gene encoding uncharacterized protein LOC135198601, with protein MFSGQRNAALETQERVTWVAPDDAESSDIDMSPLDIDSDDDDPTYVPDEGLTQDGAFDLPNSRDRKVNVVSQAMPMEEEPEPNPKRSHADEWKKENIDIHALPDYIHQKPGARNSLGTRDFALPRRGQQVVLQNIETRRPQFPLDV; from the exons ATGTTTTCTGGGCAACGCAATGCTGCATTGGAGACTCAGGAACGTGTAACATGGGTAGCCCCTGACGACGCTGAATCAAGTGATATCGACATGAGCCCTTTggacattgacagtgatgatgacgaccctacctacgttcctgacgaaggccttactCAGGACGGTGCCTTTGACCTTCCTAACTCTAGAG atcgcaaggtcaatgttgtctctcaagcgatgcctatggaagaggaacctgagcctaaccctaagaggtctcatgctgatgaatggaagaaggaaaacatTGATATCCATGCCCTGCCCGACTAcattcatcagaagcctggtgccAGGAATTCTCTTGGCACTAGAGATTTTGCTTTGCCAAGAAGGGGCCAACAGGTAGTTTTGCAAAATATTGAGACACGCAGGCCACAGTTCCCGCTGGATGTGTGA